From a single Aquarana catesbeiana isolate 2022-GZ linkage group LG09, ASM4218655v1, whole genome shotgun sequence genomic region:
- the LOC141107299 gene encoding uncharacterized protein, with protein MQHLFIFHSHIFHSSLQLLWKDQEGRNHLVSDIRSHPFFKTIDWAELEGRKSDEPPESEPIYEEPSNNSMPLNEFIKTLDREAPISPYEQEYFTGFSYMSDSLMMSPMELFSPPPSSPEKPNFADCSDESELQREEPMDWDPILSLKIQRPVPTPMENHYKDALQQLAELMVVYQPPPAVRQENLFTPWPMHYEEAHKNPKEPEEPNNIYDFGYKRVSQIQQPPQDFFPMAYNQENLFTPWPMYHEEAHNNLIEPEEQNNIYDFGCKRVSQIQEPPQDFFPTAYSQENLFTPWPMYHEEAHNNVIEPEAQQHLCDIFLPPERQDSGLTPWPCIMRRLMTTS; from the exons ATGCAGCATCTCTTTATATTTCATTCTCATATATTTCATTCTTCATTACAGCTTCTGTGGAAAGACCAAGAGGGCCGAAACCATCTAGTCAGTGACATCAGGAGCCATCCGTTCTTCAAGACTATCGACTGGGCAGAGTTAGAGGGAAGAAAGTCAGACGAGCCACCTGAATCTGAACCA ATTTATGAGGAACCATCAAATAACAGCATGCCATTGAATGAATTTATCAAAACCCTGGACCGGGAGGCTCCAATATCACCATATGAGCAGGagtatttcacaggcttttcaTACATGAGCGACAGTTTGATGATGTCACCAATGGAGTTATTTTCACCTCCACCATCATCGCCAGAGAAGCCTAATTTCGCTGACTGTAGTGATGAGAGTGAGCTTCAGAGGGAGGAACCAATGGACTGGGATCCAATATTATCATTGAAGATCCAGAGACCAGTACCGACTCCAATGGAGAACCATTATAAAGATGCTCTTCAACAATTGGCAGAGCTAATGGTCGTTTATCAGCCACCACCAGCGGTCAGACAGGAGAATCTCTTCACACCCTGGCCAATGCATTACGAGGAGGCTCATAAGAACCCAAAAGAGCCTGAGGAGCCTAATAATATCTATGACTTTGGCTACAAGAGAGTTAGTCAGATTCAGCAGCCACCTCAGGACTTCTTCCCAATGGCATACAACCAGGAGAATCTCTTTACACCGTGGCCGATGTACCATGAAGAAGCTCATAACAACCTCATAGAGCCAGAGGAGCAGAATAATATCTATGACTTTGGCTGCAAGAGAGTTAGTCAGATTCAGGAGCCACCACAGGACTTCTTCCCAACGGCATACAGCCAGGAGAATCTCTTTACACCATGGCCGATGTACCATGAAGAGGCTCATAACAACGTCATAGAGCCAGAGGCGCAGCAACACCTATGTGACATATTTCTACCACCAGAGAGACAGGACAGTGGACTTACACCCTGGCCCTGTATTATGAGGAGGCTCATGACAACATCATAG
- the LOC141107298 gene encoding uncharacterized protein, giving the protein MTVEDQPSAVSPSTIEGEQTALVPSTSQDEATPAMTVEDQPSAVSPSTIEGEQTALVPSTSEDEDEATIVSLTVEGHQYPVIPSTKDSEDTPLATTTSESIIKLDTAMEDQQSIISSEIVEGENPQAPSTSEMKLDTVNENQQNSLTPSNDEVENKCWAAFADFIKQKEPSNCKMSESPPLVPSLPVQGPPPSIPTMNKKTSELVPPSIRKLYVETFTFHKVLGEGSFGKVVLATHPATDQKLAVKFISKRKLLRSGPSLALTERCILEEGRECPYITHIYGSFQTKVSILISQFLLLFPVLRSTIDPDPLQ; this is encoded by the coding sequence ATGACTGTGGAGGACCAACCAAGTGCAGTCTCCCCATCTACCATCGAGGGTGAGCAAACTgcactggttccatccaccagtCAGGATGAGGCAACACCGGCTATGACTGTGGAGGACCAACCAAGTGCAGTCTCCCCATCTACCATCGAGGGTGAGCAAACTgcactggttccatccaccagtgaggatgaggatgaggcaACCATAGTATCTCTGACTGTGGAAGGCCATCAATATCCAGTCATCCCATCCACAAAGGACAGTGAGGATACTCCATTGGCTACCACCACCAGTGAGAGTATAATTAAATTGGACACAGCAATGGAGGACCAGCAAAGTATCATCTCTTCAGAGATCGTGGAGGGTGAAAACCCACAGGCTCCATCCACCAGTGAGATGAAACTGGATACAGTTAATGAGAACCAGCAAAATTCACTCACTCCTTCTAATGATGAGGTTGAAAACAAATGTTGGGCAGCATTTGCCGACTTCATAAAGCAAAAAGAACCATCAAACTGTAAAATGAGTGAATCACCACCTCTGGTCCCTTCATTGCCTGTGCAGGGTCCACCTCCATCCATCCCCACCATGAACAAGAAGACATCTGAACTGGTCCCACCCAGTATCAGGAAACTATATGTCGAAACCTTCACCTTCCATAAGGTTCTTGGAGAGGGGAGCTTTGGGAAAGTGGTGTTGGCCACCCATCCAGCCACTGACCAAAAGCTGGCGGTGAAGTTCATCTCAAAGAGAAAACTACTGAGATCTGGACCCTCTCTTGCGCTCACAGAAAGATGTATTCTGGAAGAAGGCAGAGAGTGCCCATACATCACCCATATATATGGATCTTTCCAAACAAAGGTAAGTATTTTAATCTCCcaatttcttcttctctttcctgtACTGCGCTCCACTATTGATCCAGACCCCCTACAATAG